One window from the genome of Hippoglossus hippoglossus isolate fHipHip1 chromosome 6, fHipHip1.pri, whole genome shotgun sequence encodes:
- the hbp1 gene encoding HMG box-containing protein 1: MLSKRTRAQVFLKNRQREKRKRKDIVGMDESFDPLKCNEDLPSSPGCHMDYDDMPELQEVEEDRRAPGLFQVRAGVSHQELSCSPSTNWLTELANIATSPQSPLLKDALHKRSSPVHIFGSSNSLHSYARPPLASSAPNPSRGHLRERRRVRASSESESGVFSMSSSFSDDEDMAWSHSWPSTAWYCFLKGTRLRFHRGPNVEWQEADELRDSDDDSEDETMMPSSSSLKRYGSGGLKLVSHEETVSFGQAALKLTFDPGSPDESFLTAECRLDHPFFVRNKGWSSFYPSLTVVHHGIPCYEMQLGDLCLPPNHPDAINCDDSVVFDTFRSYDFTPLDSSAVYVLSSMARQRRTSLSSGGAVSPDCDKLERSSSPQSSSSKSNRSHTSGTAIAATPTKCKRPMNAFMLFAKKYRVEYTQMYPGKDNRAISVILGDKWKKMKTEERRMYTMEAKALAEEQKRLNPDCWKRKRTNSGSQQT; this comes from the exons ATGCTTAGTAAACGGACCCGTGCccaagtttttttaaaaaataggcaaagagaaaagaggaaacgaAAGGACATTGTGGGAATGGACGAGTCTTTTGATCCACTCAAGTGTAACGAAGACCTGCCTTCCTCACCTGGGTGCCACATGGATTACG ATGACAtgccagagctgcaggaggtggaggaggaccgGAGGGCTCCTGGGTTATTTCAGGTCAGAGCAGGAGTGTCTCACCAGGAGCTCAGCTGCTCCCCCAGCACCAACTGGCTCACTGAACTGGCCAACATTGCCACCAGTCCTCAGAGCCCTTTGCTGAAGGATGCCCTACATAAGAG ATCATCTCCAGTCCACATCTTTGGCAGCAGTAATAGTTTACATTCCTATGCACGGCCACCATTAGCCAGCAGCGCACCCAACCCGTCCAGAGGCCACCTCAGGGAGCGCAGGCGTGTCAGG GCTAGTAGTGAATCAGAGTCGGGTGTTTTCTCAATGTCCTCGTCCTTCTCTGATGATGAAGACATGGCCTGGTCTCACTCCTGGCCCTCTACAGCCTGGTATTGCTTCCTGAAAG GAACTCGCCTGCGCTTCCATCGCGGCCCTAATGTAGAGTGGCAGGAAGCCGATGAACTCAGGGATTCAGATGATGACTCAGAGGATGAAACCATGATGccatcctcctcatctctcaAG AGATATGGTTCAGGGGGACTGAAGCTGGTGAGCCACGAGGAGACAGTATCTTTTGGCCAGGCGGCTCTtaaactgacctttgaccccggcTCACCTGATGAGAGCTTTTTAACAGCGGAATGCCGACTAGATCACCCATTTTTTGTCAGAAATAAAG GTTGGTCTTCCTTTTATCCAAGCCTAACTGTGGTGCACCATGGGATCCCTTGCTATGAGATGCAGCTCGGTGACTTGTGCCTGCCACCAAACCACCCAGATGCCATTAACTGTGATGACTCAGTCGTTTTTGACACTTTCAGAAG TTACGACTTCACCCCACTAGATTCCTCAGCAGTGTATGTCCTCAGCAGCATGGCTCGTCAGCGCAGGACCTCCCTGTCCAGTGGAGGCGCTGTGAGTCCAGACTGTGACAAGCTCGAGCGCTCCAGCTCCCCGCAATCCTCAAGTAGCAAATCAAACCGGAGCCACACCTCAGGGACCGCCATCGCTGCCACGCCCACAAAATGCAAGCGGCCAATGAATGCCTTCATGCTCTTTGCCAAGAAGTACAGAGTGGAGTACACACAGATGTATCCTGGGAAGGACAACAG AGCCATTAGTGTCATCCTGGGAGACAAGTGGAAGAAGATGaagactgaggagaggaggatgtaCACGATGGAGGCCAAAGCTCTGGCTGAGGAGCAGAAGAGACTCAATCCAGACTGCTGGAAACGCAAAAGAACCAACTCA GGTTCCCAGCAGACCTAG
- the LOC117763790 gene encoding cAMP-dependent protein kinase type II-beta regulatory subunit, with product MSIEIPEGLTELLQSFTVEVLRSQPRDLLEFALQYFTQLKDRETKEASCGNDQNSAPRPGKAVNFIDEAMQIDSENGEEEEEEDDDDEEFIAPVINRFIRRASVCAEAFNPDDDDDEDKEPWVTHPKTDEQRQRLQDACRDILLFKNLDEEQMSQVLDAMFEKFCTEEEHIIDQHDDGDNFYVLESGKFNIFVKVDGMDKLVGCYDNRGSFGELALMYNTPRAATIVAVSPGALWCLDRLTFRRIIVKNNAKKRKLYEAFIETLPLLTSLELSERMKVVDVLSTKVFNDSQQIIAQGDLAVSFYIVESGQVRITMKRSRTKKDQEEEEMDIATCSRGQYFGELALVTNKPRAASAYAVGSVKCLVMDVKAFERLLGPCMDIMKRNIANYEEQLVTLFGSSPEIEQHSA from the exons ATGAGTATAGAAATTCCTGAAGGACTGACGGAGCTGCTACAGAGCTTTACCGTGGAAGTGTTGAGGAGCCAGCCCAGGGATTTGCTCGAGTTCGCGCTGCAGTACTTCACCCAGCTGAAGGACCGGGAGACCAAAGAGGCCTCGTGTGGCAATGACCAGAATTCGGCCCCGAGACCTGGGAAAGCGGTCAACTTCATTGACGAAGCCATGCAGATCGACTCGGAgaacggagaggaggaggaggaggaggacgacgatgACGAGGAATTCATAG CCCCAGTCATAAACCGGTTCATCAGAAGAGCATCAG TGTGTGCTGAAGCATTCAatcctgatgatgatgatgatgaggataaAGAGCCATGG GTCACCCACCCAAAAACCGatgagcagagacagagactaCAGGACGCATGTAGGGACATTCTTCTGTTCAAGAATTTGGATGAA GAACAGATGTCTCAGGTGCTGGATGCCATGTTTGAGAAGTTCTGCACAGAAGAGGAGCACATTATTGATCAACATGATGACGGGGACAACTTTTATGTTCTTGAAAG tGGGAAGTTTAACATATTCGTGAAGGTTGATGGTATGGATAAGCTGGTCGGCTGCTATGACAACAGAGGCAGCTTTGGAGAACTAGCACTGATGTACAACACCCCCAGGGCAGCCACCATAGTCGCTGTCTCGCCTGGAGCCCTTTGGTGCCTA GATCGTCTGACATTCAGGAGGATCATAGTGAAGAATAACGCCAAGAAGAGAAAGCTGTATGAGGCGTTCATCGAAACGCTACCACTGCTCACATCATTAGAG CTCTCGGAGAGAATGAAGGTTGTAGATGTTCTGTCCACCAAGGTGTTCAATGATTCACAGCAGATTATTGCACAG GGGGATTTAGCGGTTTCCTTCTACATTGTCGAGTCTGGCCAAGTTAGAATCACCATGAAAAGAAGCAGG ACGAAAAAAgaccaggaggaagaggagatggacaTTGCCACATGTTCAAGGGGCCAGTATTTTGGGGAGTTGGCACTTGTCACAAACAAGCCCAGAGCTGCATCGGCGTATGCTGTGGGGAGCGTGAAATGCTTGG tcatgGATGTCAAAGCCTTTGAGAGATTGCTGGGCCCGTGCATGGACATCATGAAGAGAAACATTGCTAACTATGAGGAGCAGCTGGTCACCCTGTTTGGAAGTAGCCCTGAGATTGAGCAACACAGTGCATAA